The following nucleotide sequence is from Osmia lignaria lignaria isolate PbOS001 chromosome 16, iyOsmLign1, whole genome shotgun sequence.
ATACATGCAAATGTACTCGTTCGAATATCGAACGTTTGTTAGCAGGACAAACGTTTCTCTGACTTGCAGGCTAGCTTTGTGATCGTCGAAACGACCGGATAAACGACCAATCACTTCGTTGAAATTATATAAAACGACGCGTTCCCTCGTGGTTCGTGAAACGAGAACGATATCGATGTTAATTAGAGCGACGATTACATTTTGATTGAAACCACCGGTGTATTTTTCTAGCTCGAATGGAAACGCATAAAGCAACgtgtttaattaaagatttccaTTAAATTCAAGTCCTACGTTTACCTCGTTCCTGACAAAATAAATTCCGTCTCATTTCAGAAATTCGTCCTTAAAAGTGTAGATAATGTAAACGCTCGATATCGGTCTGGTAATTAGATTCAAAAGTAATTCGCTGTGCTCCCGTTTCCACCTCGTCGCTCAAAGTATCTCGCAACAGGAGTTATGAAAAGTTTAGCAATCGTCCGGTATAATAGTTTTCGAAAAATATAATCGCGATGCCTCTTTCTCGGGGATTACACCGCGGAGATTTAGCAACGTCGATGGCGGTGTAATTAAATGTTGAGAGAGGAACGTTGCGCGATGAAACGTGTAGACATTGCGTATCGCTCTGTGGATGAAGCAGACAGAGGGTGGCGGAGAGGTAGATAGGGTTGAAGCTGGACAGGGTAACCATAGAGAGAATTCAACGGAGCTTCGCCGTTGTAAACCATGATTGCGTGTAGATTACAGACCACTGGGTAATTGCTAGTGGCCATGCAAAACGCATGACAAAATGTTGCCAGCAGGCGCGAGCTCGCGAAAATATATCCGACCCCGGGCCATTGTCTGCCTTTTCTTTATCGTTCACGGAAACGGTTCAAATAAATTTCGTTAATGCACTTCTGCAAGCGAAACGATATTATTCGTGGAAAAACTGCGGGAAACGAGTAGTTACTTAACCCTTTTGCCGCGTTACAAATGAAAATTGTCCATTGTACAGAAAACAGCTATACGAGGcttcaaattttctaaatttattatttccatacgaataataaaataaaaattgcaaactcTATGAAGAGGATAAATCgttaaaaattggaaaaaatataTACTCGTTTATCCAACAATATTCCAATTCTCAGAAGCCAAACAATACGTGAATTCATTGAAAGAGTTGAAGCGTTAATATTCGATTTACtacgtttaattgaaaaatacttgAAAGCGCAGCTGAACAGTTTAACCAGGCGcaagaattttatttacaatgaagAGAATGAATCACTGAATGtagagttttatatattggaaaaatatttcaagcagTTAATaggtgaaattcaattaaacttgTCATAACGTGGCAGACAAATAATTAACAGAATAACAACGGTTTACCGGTTTTCCTCTTCGAGTGAATTTACAATTGTACCTCCGAAGGTACCCCAAGTTTCAGGGTCCCTGCTTTGTCTTTTCTTCGAAAACCCCGGTTAATAGACCCTTCCATCTTCGTCGAGGCCATTCTATTGTTCCACCGTGCTCGCAGATTACACGATTTAGCCCGGTTGCATCATCGTCCCTGTTCCCCTTATCATCGCACCCTTCCAATTAAAATGCACCGCTGGCTAAACGGTGGCTCGGCCAGAGGGAACGAGTAGCCTTTTTACGGGAAGCCAACCATTAATTGTAGCGTTAATACGGTCGCACACTCTGTTGCAAAAGGAACGAGGGGTTGCTAACTGTTTCATGGCAATCTCGCTTTCGATCGTTCCATTTATACAACACTCTGTCAATTGTGAATTCGACACCCCTCTTGCTTTTGCTTTTGTTCTTTATGAAAATATTCCTAGAGGTAAAATTTCATACGATACTCGCGTCACTGCCTCCTATATTAACtgattatttaacaaaaatgtgGGACGAATAATTGCCTGTTGCTAAGCGAAGACATCGCCAGAGAAGGGGTTGCTTTTCAAAAGGTCGGAGGTGGAGGAAATGAAAGGAGCCAGAGAAACAAGATGGCACAAACGTTTCTTTATTCCTTGTACCATCTATACGCTTGCTTCTTGGCGTACTTAACTCTCGCGATGATTACTTGCCGGTTACATAGTCGCCGGACTTTGACTCGTTACCGGGCTGAAACCGGCAACGGAGCAAGCTATTTGTCCTACTTGGCCTACGTGTATCCCGTAAGGTGCATAAAGTGGAAGTTATAACTTGGCATTTTTCAACGGTAACCCCGTTTTGTACCTCGAAGAGATACGAGCATAAAAAAGGTAACTCGAGTAGCTTGTTTCGACGCACTTTTGTAACCCGCGGTCTTGGACTGCTAATTAACGACGTTAAAGAAGATTTAGAAGGAATGGGAATGAAATTTATGGCACCTCCTTTTGTTGCCGATAAAGGTCGGTACAGAAATGCAACTTGTTACACGAGGAGAAGTTGGAGGAGTTTGTAGAACAACGATGATTTAAGATGGAAGTTAATTTTCTGCAGTCATCCTGCTTGCAGGTGTTGTTTAGTTACCAGTATAAATCTTAAACGTTCTATGTCTATTGACGGAGAAGTTGAATATACTtttcgaatttctatttttcttattatcaTCCAACTAATCAAAGACGAGAAATAATGAAGTTTCTTTCGTTCGATTCAGAGCAAGATCGATGGTACCCGCCGGTCAATTGCGAGTGAGCCTGGGCGAGTATAATTTAAAGGAACCGGAAGTGCCGGCGTCTAAAGAAGAGAGAGTAGCCAGCATTATCCTGCATCCGGACCACAAATGTGGAAAATACGTGGACGATATTGCCCTTCTGGAGCTGGCTAGGCCAATCAGTTGGTCGGAGAGCGTGAAACCCGCCTGTTTACCTGTGGCCACAGGGAAACCAGGGTACAGCGCCTTCGGCGGGGAATTTGCTAAGGCCGCTGGATGGGGGTGGTTCGGCGAAGATAGATCTAAATGTAAGTAAATAATTCCACGTTCCTTCTCTGTACAGTAATTCACTCGCCAACTGAAACTCTCGACGATTAATTGCTCTACGTTTCGTGAAATTAATTGGACGACATAAAATCGAACCCGGACgaataattctttcttttttttctcccttctttCGCACTCTTTTGCAAGTTCTTTTTAACGAGGTCTTCACGAACGAGTTGGTCTATTGATGAATTAAGAGACGAGAGAAACGCAAGCTTTCCTGTAACGATTCAATTACTGTTTCGTTTTCATACAAATAGAATCGTTGTTAATGTAAATTGTCAAAGAGCTGTACACCGTGAACTTTTCCACTACGAGCTTCTATCCTTGCGAATTCTACGACTGAATTCCGGCTCGCTTCGTCGAATCAAAAGAACCAAGGCTACCTTTGGAATTGAACTTCGGTCGAAAGACGCTTTCGGTGAAATCAAATTTCAACGACTCCCGCTGAAGAGCTTTTTCGATTTACGACAATTTCAACTACGTAGAACAGAAAGCATTTTCTCGATGGCAAATGGAAAAATTATATATCAATGATTTCTATACAGATAGCTACGAATCGATTAATGTTTGTACCCTGTAATGTACCAATATACACAGTTCAAACGTTTCGGTACACTGTTTGCTCGACGAGATTACCCTTAAACATCGAGATCCAACAAACTCGGGATTAAACGTTTCCGCTAGCAAAGAACGTTTCGCTGTCTTCCAGATAAACGAGCGGACGTGTTGCAGAAAGTGGACGTTCGCGTGATCGAGAACAACGTTTGTCGCGAGTGGTATGCCAGCCAGGGCAAGTCGACTCGCGTGGGAGAGAAGCAAATGTGCGCTGGCCACGAAGAAGGCGGTCGAGACGCTTGTTGGGTAAGTGAACCCTCATACTTTACCCTCCACTTGTCCCTTCCTTCCGTAAAATTTAACAGAAACCTCGAAAATTTCCTCGAACACTCTCGAATCAAAAGTGTCTCTTATCCTAAATACCCAAACTTTATCTCAAACTGATAATTCTTACAGTACAATAAACTCTCGATATATTGCCGCTTAAATTAGCAGCAAATTCATGAAATTAGTATTATAAAAAGAGCTACGACGAACGCTCAATCAGtgatataacgagagtttactGTATCGATCTTCTTTCAACTTGCGTTCAGCTTGTTAGATAACGAATAGATCCGTCAATCGATTACGCGCAGGAAATTCACGCGCTGTCGAACGACCGCGAcacgaatttcaataaatatcgGCGGTCATGCAACGGATGCGTACGTTGAATTAACAGCGAATACCGCGAGAGGCCAAATCGTTCGACCGCGAAACAAGGGAGGAGGAAAAAAGGTGACATACGAGAGACCCAGTGAAAAATATGTTGACAAAAATATTGCggttcgatataacgtaattatCGGTGACAGCCAGCTGCGGGAAAAGGGTTCGGGAATACGTGCACGTGTTTCCAAGCCGATACGTTTTATTGCGTATTCCGTTCGCGGACCATTTCAGAGAGTGTCTTCTACTTCATTGAACCATATCGTTGATTTGTACATACTGCGGTTAGTTATCTGGGACTGTGGGAGGTAATACGGTGATTGGGTAGGATATTACTTAAGAATTGGATTCGTTCGTGTGATTAGAGATTCTTGGTCAATTGGAAAGATATGCTTGATGAAGCATTTGAAAGCTTAGAACATTAAACTTTTAGAATCTTGGATTAATGAGGATTTAATCTACATTTTTGGAAGGACCCAAATCCAtcctatcttttttttattagaaatttattagaGAGTAATTAGAGATTCTTGGTCAATTGGAAAGATATGCATGA
It contains:
- the LOC117600911 gene encoding testisin, producing the protein MESRYVSRVFVFLLLAGAASHVSSEYNNLADVPCGQGRFATRTARLVGGQNAIPHEFPWMVSISRKGGHFCGGTILNSRFVLTAAHCLCSARSMVPAGQLRVSLGEYNLKEPEVPASKEERVASIILHPDHKCGKYVDDIALLELARPISWSESVKPACLPVATGKPGYSAFGGEFAKAAGWGWFGEDRSKYKRADVLQKVDVRVIENNVCREWYASQGKSTRVGEKQMCAGHEEGGRDACWADSGGPLMIEGLSGNKMMVVGIVSSGVGCGRPRLPGLYTRVSEYIPWISQQVLSIR